Part of the Solwaraspora sp. WMMA2065 genome is shown below.
CCCGATCGAACATCAGCCGGCGCTCACCCCCGACGAGGTGAACAGCGCCTTGGCAACCGGGTGGGAGGTGGCGCAGCGGGCCGGCCGGGCCGGCGTGGCGGCGATCGTCATCGCCGCCTGCGGCGCGGGCGGTGCCGCCGCAGCGGCCGCCGTCGTCGCGGCGACCACCGGGGCGGAACCGGCGGCGCTGCTCGGCCGGGTGTCCGCAGCGGGCGGAAAGGTCGACGACGCCGCGTGGATGTCGCGGTGCGCCGCCGTACGCGACGCGCTGCACCGCACCCGGCGCGGCACCCGTGGTGCCCGGGAGGTGCTGGCGGAGTACGCCGGCGGGGACGTCGCGGTGGCCACCGGGGTGCTGCTCGGCGCGACCGCCAACCGGATCCCGGTGCTGCTGGACGGCCCGGTCGGGGTGGCCGCCGCGCTGGTCAGCCGGGATCTCGCCGGCCAGACCCGGCACTGGTGCCTGCTGCCCGACCACGGCCGGCAGCCGACCGTTCGGCACGCGGCGGACGTACTCGGCCTGACCCCGCTTCTGGATCTGCGGCTCGACCTGGGTGAGGGCGCCACCGCGCTGGCCGCGTTGCCGCTGCTGCGTTCGACGCTCGCCCTGGCCGACACGCTCGGCGAACACCCGACGTTCGCCGAACCGGAGCCGGCCGGTCCCGGTCCGGCGGCCGCCGGACCGGCCGCCGCCGACCCGGTGCGGTGACCGCCGGACCGCCCACCGGTCCGGGACATGCGGTGTCCGCCGGCGTCCGGCTCGCCGTCACCACCTTCACCGTGTTTCCGCTGCGGCCCGGTCCGGTGCACCGACCGGCGGCGGCCGCGGCGATGGCGGTCGCCCCGGTGGTCGGCCTCGGTCTCGGCGTACTTCTGGCAACGACCCTGCTCGCGCTCTCGGCCGCCGGAACCCCGGCGCTGGTCGCCGCTGCGGTGGTGACGGGCCTGGCTGCGGCGTCGACCCGAGGGCTGCACCTGGACGGACTGGCCGACACCGTCGACGCGCTCGGCTCGCACCGGCCCGCCGACGGCGCGCTGGCGGTGATGCGCCGGCCGGACATCGGCCCGTTCGGCGTGGTGGCCCTGGTCGTCGTGCTGCTGGCGCAGACGGCGTCGCTCGGTTCGCTACCGGCCGGACGGTCGTGGCCGGCGGTGCTGGCGGCGGTCGCCACCGCGGTCGCGGCAGGCCGCCT
Proteins encoded:
- a CDS encoding adenosylcobinamide-GDP ribazoletransferase, translated to MSAGVRLAVTTFTVFPLRPGPVHRPAAAAAMAVAPVVGLGLGVLLATTLLALSAAGTPALVAAAVVTGLAAASTRGLHLDGLADTVDALGSHRPADGALAVMRRPDIGPFGVVALVVVLLAQTASLGSLPAGRSWPAVLAAVATAVAAGRLAVTWACRQAVPAARPDGLGALVAGTQRWPLLAAGTVLVAAVAVAAVPGRPWQGPLVVLGAVLLWQTWLRHLVRRFGGITGDVLGAGVEFTTTAVYLGLVTVR